Proteins encoded together in one Prionailurus viverrinus isolate Anna chromosome B1, UM_Priviv_1.0, whole genome shotgun sequence window:
- the LOC125163758 gene encoding eukaryotic translation initiation factor 1-like, translated as MSAIWNLHSFGPFADASKGDNLFPAKDYIHKHSSENSSRKIHGIADAYDKKKLVKVFKKKFACNSTIIEHPEHGEVIQLQGDQHEDVCQFIEIGLAEDDQLKVHGC; from the coding sequence ATGTCTGCTATCTGGAATCTCCACTCTTTTGGCCCCTTTGCTGATGCAAGTAAGGGTGATAATCTGTTTCCTGCTAAAGATTATATCCATAAGCATTCATCGGAGAATAGCAGCAGAAAAATCCATGGGATTGCTGATGCTTATGATAAAAAGAAACTAGTGAAGGTCTTTAAGAAGAAATTTGCCTGTAATAGTACTATAATTGAGCATCCAGAACACGGAGAAGTAATTCAGCTACAGGGTGACCAGCACGAGGACGTATGCCAATTCATAGAGATTGGACTGGCTGAGGACGACCAGCTGAAGGTTCATGGCTGTTAG